The region GTCTATAATAGATGAGTTTAAAGAGCACCTTGACTTAGAGTTAAACCAACGCATATTATTTACTGCTCCTTTTGGGGCAGGGAAGTCAACGTTTATTAATGACTTTGAAGATGAGCATAAAGATGGATATCGCTTTATAAGACTCTATCCGGTGAACTATGCTGTATCAGCTAATGAGGATATATTTGAGCTAATTAAGTTTGATATTCTGTATGAGCTGATGGCACATCATAATGAAGAGATAGCTTTAGTAAAAGAAGACTTTGACTTTTGGTTACGTATGTCAATGTTTATGCAGAATAAAGCAGATTTAATGCCTTTGTTTTTATTTGTTTTATCACAACATGAAAAAATAGGTAAAAGTGCAGCAGTCTTTATTGGTGCTGTAGAAAAAATATTGACACCTCTTAAAAAAGGGTTTAAAGAATATAGTGAGCAAATTAAGATAGATGTATTAGCAGATATTACGAAGTTTTTAAACTCTTTTAAAGATAAGAAAGGCAGTCCTTATGAAATGGATGCGACTTCACAGTTTATCTTTGACTTAGTTGATAGACTTAAAGGAGATGAGTTACCTGATCAAGAGGTGATAGAAGAAGATAAGAAGATAACAAATAAGACAGTATTAGTCATAGATGACTTAGATCGTTTAGATCCTGACCATATCTTTAGGTTGTTTAATATCTTTTCTGCTCATACACATTCGATAACAGGAGAGAATAAGTTTGGTTTTGACAAGGTTGTTTTTGTCTGTGATATAGAGAATATTCGTAAGATCTATGCACATAAATATGGAGAAGGTGTTGACTTCTCTGGGTATATGGATAAGTTCTATTCTGTGAAGCCTTTTGAGTTTGACCATAAGGAGTATTTAACTGATCAATTGGAAGAGATTATTAAAAATTATAGATTCATAAATACAGATAGTGAATTTGTTAATAGTAATGAATTTAAAAGAATTTTAATTGGGTCTTTGAAATTTTGTTTAAAAGAGAAAATATTAAACTTACGTAGTTTAAAACAAATAGGGGTAATGTCTTTTGATTTAAGGCAAAGTAAGAATAGTAATTATCAGGGAATGGTATTACCAGGGGTTATTATTTTTACAATACTAAAAGAAATGATGGGTAGTATTTCAGTTTTAGAACAAGGTTTATTATTAGCGTTAAAAGGGACAGAAAAAGCTTACAGTGTTCTTCCTATGGGGAGATATAGTTATAATTACAAAAATGGTTTAACACCTAAAGAGTATAATGAGCTGATAAATACTTTTATGGTATATGAGGAAGAATTTTCGATAGATAATAAACAGTTTAATTTTAATACTGAACAAAGGAATTGTTATGTTGAAGCTTTAGACGTTAGTGTTTATTATAGCAATAATTCCTATGGTTACTCTCATAAAATTTATATTCATGAAGTTTATGAAGGAGATTGTATAGATATAATAGATAAGAGTGACATAAATAAAGTAGAGTTATCAATATCAAATTTAATGGTTAGAGCATTCAGTAATCTGAAGAATAAAGAGGAATTATAGGCTATGGAAAACATTATACAAGTAACATACGGTCAGACAGGCCAATCTACGATGTCGAATACAATGGGGATGCGTGAGATGCAGCAGAAAGCATATCAGGCTCGCCTAAGTCAGCTATTATTAATTAAGGCACCGCCTGCCTCAGGTAAGTCACGTGCTTTAATGTTTATCGCATTAGATAAACTGATTAATCAAGGGATAAAGAAAGTAATCGTGGCAGTGCCTGAGCGCTCTATCGGTTCTTCTTTTGCTTATACAGATTTGGTCGCTCATGGTTTCTTTGCTAATTGGGAGCCTAATGATAAATATAATCTATGTACCCCTGGTATGGATGACAGCAAGAGTAAGGTAGATGCTTTTGTCAACTTTATGAAAGGCGAAGAGAAAATCTTAATCTGTACTCATGCTACGTTGCGTTTTGCCTATGAGCAGTTGCACGATGAAGACTTTGACAACTATCTGTTAGCGATAGATGAGTTTCACCATGTATCAGCCTCAGATGAGAATATCTTAGGGAGTTTGTTACGCTCATTGATACGCAATTCTAAGGCACATATTGTGGCTATGACAGGGTCTTACTTTAGAGGAGATTCTCTACCTGTATTGATGCCTGAAGATGAAGCGAAGTTTACAAAGGTGACATATAACTATTACCAACAGCTGAACGGGTATAAGCATCTGAAGTCTTTAGGGATAGGGTATCACTTCTATCAAGGGAGATATTATACGGCTATAGATCAGGTATTAGATACAGATAAGAAAACGATACTACATATTCCGAATGTGAACTCTAATGAGTCCACGAGAGAGAAATACGAAGAGGTTGACCGCATCTTAGATATTATTGGATCGGTAGTAGGAGTAGATGAGCATACTGCTGTTATCACTTTAAAACGCCACAAAGACGGTAAGCTGATCAAGGTAGCAGACTTAGTAAATGACGATGCGAGACAGCGTGAGAAGATAGTGGCTTATCTCCGCAATATAAAAGAGGCAGAGGATATGGACTTGATTATTGCGTTGGGTATGGCTAAGGAGGGGTTTGACTGGCCTTATTGTGAGCATGCTTTAACAGTAGGGTACAGAGGATCGCTGACAGAGATTATACAGATTATAGGGCGTGCTACTCGAGATAGTGAGGACAAGACTCACGCACAGTTTACTAATCTATTAGCTCAGCCAGACGCACAGAATGACGATGTAGTAGTGGCGGTAAATAATATGCTAAAGGCTATAACAGCTTCACTATTAATGGAACAGGTATTGGCTCCTAACTTTGATTTTAAGCCGAAGCGTGATGAACGCGACTTGGCTGAGCCAGGAACGATTAAGATTAAAGGATTTAAGGGAATCACTACTGCTAAGGTAAAGTCTATCGTAGAGGAGGATATTAATGATTTAAAAGCAGCTATTCTACAAGATAGAGATGTCTCTAAGGCTATAACAGGTAGTATAGATCCTGATGTTATCAATAAGGTATTAATCCCTAAAGTGATTAAGACACGCTATCCAGAGCTGGATATAGAGGAGTTAGAAGCGGTACGTCAGTATGTGGTTTCTGATTCTGTAGTAAAATCAGGAGAGATACAGGAAGTAGGGGGTAAAAAGTTTATCGTACTGGCGAAGCAATTTATCAATATAGATGAGATAAGTATTGACTTGATAGACAGTATTAATCCGTTTCAGAAAGCGTACGAGATATTGTCTAAATCGGTCACTATCCCTGTGCTTAAAATGATACAAGAGGTATTATTAGCGTCAAAAATAAAAATATCAGATGAAGAGGCTTTATTAACATGGCCTAAGATAGTAGCCTTCGTTGATGAGCATAAGCGTGAGCCTAATGTAGATTCTGATAATGCGTTAGAAGTGCGATTAGGAGAAGTATTGGTGTTTATTAGAGATAAGAAACGTAAGGCGATGCAGAATGGATAAGAAAGTATATACGTCGTATGATGATATTTTTAACGATGATGTCTTTAATCTATTAGATGTAAAGGCAAGCGTTAAAGCGTTAAGTGAGGACGAGCGTTTGATTAATTCGTTTCAAGAGATAAATGATTTCGTTCGTGAACATAACCGAGAACCTAACAAGGTGAAGGGATTTAGTGAGCGTATGTTATATTCGAGATTAGAAGGATTTAGAAACAATATAGCACATCAGAAGAAGTTATCTGCTTTTGATGAGTTTAACTTGTTGCCAGAGCCACTGGATAATTTAGAAGGAGACTACAGTATCCAAGTAGAAAAACCTAAAGTAGTAGAGGTAAATTCCTTTGAAGATATATTAGCTACTGATGTGTTTAATTTACTTGGTGCAGATACAGAAGATCAATTAGGATTGTTTGAATTAAGTGATGCTTTACGTGAGCATAGAGATAGAGATAAGACTGACTTTGTGGCTAAGCGTCAGCCTTGTAAAGACTTTGAGCAGTATGAGGTTATGTTTAAGGCTGTACACGAAGAATTGAGAGAAGGGCGTAGAAAGTTAGTCGAGTTTACAGCAGGGAGTCAACAAAAGGGTGCTTTCTATGTACACAAGGGAGTGTTGTTTCTATTAGAGAGTTATGAACAGAGTCGGGAAGATTCATATAAAGAAGATGGTACACGAGTGAGACGTGATGGGCGTACGCGTTGTATTTTTGAGAATGGTACAGAGTCTAAATTGCTTTGGCGTTCTGTAGAGAAGATGCTGTATGATGATGGACAAGCAGTAACGCATTTAGCAGAGAAAGCAAACTATGAGTTGCATCTGAATGCTAATTTAGTGAAGGAGGATGATGTTAGTACAGGACATCTCTATGTGTTGCAATCTAAGAGTATAGATCCTAAAATTAAGAATATACCTAATTTATTTAAAATAGGGTTCTCTACTACAGATGTAGAGACACGTATTAAGAATGCAAAGAACGAACCGACGTACTTAATGGCTGAGGTGCATTTGGTATTGAAAGTAGCTTGTTATAACATGAATCCGCATAAGTTTGAGCAGTTATTACACGCTTTCTTTGGTGAGATAGGTTTGGTTCTAGAAGTAGCTGATAAAGATGGTGTAGTGCATAAACCAAGAGAGTGGTTTAGCGTGCCATTAGATGTAGTAGAGCAAGTAATCGACTTGATTATTAGTGAAGAAATTGTGAATTATAAGTATGATAGTAAGAATCAAAAGATAATTAAAGGGTGATGGGGAGTAAGTATTATTTAGTGTTTTCAAGAGTTTTATTAACACTTGCATTTGACTTAGTTATAGTTTTTTTGTGTTTGTATTTTTTTCTTCCTGATAATTTTCTTCCTAATGATTTTGATAAATTAGCTGTTATAATTAGTGGGATAACTGCACCATTAATTGCTATTGCGGCAGCTATTCTTACCTTTTTAGCATTTAAGATGCAAGTGGATGTAAATAAAAAAATTCAAAGGCAAATTAAATTACAAGAAATTGCTAATAATGAGATTCAGAAACAGAATCAACAACAAAATCAACAATTTAGATTATTACAATTTGAAAGTCAGTTTTATGAATTACTCCGTTTACATAAAGAAAATGTAAATGAAATGGTAATTCAGGGGTATGTTTTTGAGGGAATTAACAAGATTGAAAGAGAGATTGGTGGACGAAAGATATTTGTGAGTAATGTAACAGAGTTCTTGAGTTTGGTTAAGATTATTAGTGGTCATATTGAAGAAAAGAAGAGCAATTCAACATTTGTGTTAAATGATAGATATGTGATTGCTATTGCGTATTATATCTTCTTTTTTGGATTGGATTCTTTTAAAAGACATATAGAAAATAATTGGAATCCAATAACTAAAAAAACTATTAAAGAGGATAAAAAGAAATGCCTCACACAAATGGTAAATTGTATCAGTGCTTTTCAGGACAGACATAAGAACGCAGGAACTGGTAGATATAGTTGCTCTAAGATATCCGAAGTGAAAATGTATTTTAAATATAAACCTTATTCAGGTCATTTATCTCGATATGGTCATTATTATAGAAACTTAATCTTAATAGTAAAACATATAGTAGGTAATAAAATAGGATTGACTTATGGAGAAGAGAGAAATTATTTACGTATTCTGAGAGCACAATTGACACCACATGAACAATTTCTACTTTTTTTGAATTGGTATAGTGGTATAGGAAGTCAATGGGAAGAAGATAGTA is a window of Myroides oncorhynchi DNA encoding:
- a CDS encoding P-loop NTPase fold protein, encoding MTNPTTTIKISNESIIDEFKEHLDLELNQRILFTAPFGAGKSTFINDFEDEHKDGYRFIRLYPVNYAVSANEDIFELIKFDILYELMAHHNEEIALVKEDFDFWLRMSMFMQNKADLMPLFLFVLSQHEKIGKSAAVFIGAVEKILTPLKKGFKEYSEQIKIDVLADITKFLNSFKDKKGSPYEMDATSQFIFDLVDRLKGDELPDQEVIEEDKKITNKTVLVIDDLDRLDPDHIFRLFNIFSAHTHSITGENKFGFDKVVFVCDIENIRKIYAHKYGEGVDFSGYMDKFYSVKPFEFDHKEYLTDQLEEIIKNYRFINTDSEFVNSNEFKRILIGSLKFCLKEKILNLRSLKQIGVMSFDLRQSKNSNYQGMVLPGVIIFTILKEMMGSISVLEQGLLLALKGTEKAYSVLPMGRYSYNYKNGLTPKEYNELINTFMVYEEEFSIDNKQFNFNTEQRNCYVEALDVSVYYSNNSYGYSHKIYIHEVYEGDCIDIIDKSDINKVELSISNLMVRAFSNLKNKEEL
- a CDS encoding GIY-YIG nuclease family protein, translated to MDKKVYTSYDDIFNDDVFNLLDVKASVKALSEDERLINSFQEINDFVREHNREPNKVKGFSERMLYSRLEGFRNNIAHQKKLSAFDEFNLLPEPLDNLEGDYSIQVEKPKVVEVNSFEDILATDVFNLLGADTEDQLGLFELSDALREHRDRDKTDFVAKRQPCKDFEQYEVMFKAVHEELREGRRKLVEFTAGSQQKGAFYVHKGVLFLLESYEQSREDSYKEDGTRVRRDGRTRCIFENGTESKLLWRSVEKMLYDDGQAVTHLAEKANYELHLNANLVKEDDVSTGHLYVLQSKSIDPKIKNIPNLFKIGFSTTDVETRIKNAKNEPTYLMAEVHLVLKVACYNMNPHKFEQLLHAFFGEIGLVLEVADKDGVVHKPREWFSVPLDVVEQVIDLIISEEIVNYKYDSKNQKIIKG
- a CDS encoding DEAD/DEAH box helicase, with product MENIIQVTYGQTGQSTMSNTMGMREMQQKAYQARLSQLLLIKAPPASGKSRALMFIALDKLINQGIKKVIVAVPERSIGSSFAYTDLVAHGFFANWEPNDKYNLCTPGMDDSKSKVDAFVNFMKGEEKILICTHATLRFAYEQLHDEDFDNYLLAIDEFHHVSASDENILGSLLRSLIRNSKAHIVAMTGSYFRGDSLPVLMPEDEAKFTKVTYNYYQQLNGYKHLKSLGIGYHFYQGRYYTAIDQVLDTDKKTILHIPNVNSNESTREKYEEVDRILDIIGSVVGVDEHTAVITLKRHKDGKLIKVADLVNDDARQREKIVAYLRNIKEAEDMDLIIALGMAKEGFDWPYCEHALTVGYRGSLTEIIQIIGRATRDSEDKTHAQFTNLLAQPDAQNDDVVVAVNNMLKAITASLLMEQVLAPNFDFKPKRDERDLAEPGTIKIKGFKGITTAKVKSIVEEDINDLKAAILQDRDVSKAITGSIDPDVINKVLIPKVIKTRYPELDIEELEAVRQYVVSDSVVKSGEIQEVGGKKFIVLAKQFINIDEISIDLIDSINPFQKAYEILSKSVTIPVLKMIQEVLLASKIKISDEEALLTWPKIVAFVDEHKREPNVDSDNALEVRLGEVLVFIRDKKRKAMQNG
- a CDS encoding putative phage abortive infection protein, with amino-acid sequence MGSKYYLVFSRVLLTLAFDLVIVFLCLYFFLPDNFLPNDFDKLAVIISGITAPLIAIAAAILTFLAFKMQVDVNKKIQRQIKLQEIANNEIQKQNQQQNQQFRLLQFESQFYELLRLHKENVNEMVIQGYVFEGINKIEREIGGRKIFVSNVTEFLSLVKIISGHIEEKKSNSTFVLNDRYVIAIAYYIFFFGLDSFKRHIENNWNPITKKTIKEDKKKCLTQMVNCISAFQDRHKNAGTGRYSCSKISEVKMYFKYKPYSGHLSRYGHYYRNLILIVKHIVGNKIGLTYGEERNYLRILRAQLTPHEQFLLFLNWYSGIGSQWEEDSKDGNKFFTEYRMIHNINTDVIEDSSFNWEGIIGSKFENRLDFKYLNNRDKELFEVIEGFISTQEKKTE